From Spiroplasma endosymbiont of Amphimallon solstitiale:
CTTTTTCAATTAATACTTATAATATACCTTTAATCATACAAATAGTATCTCAATCAATTCTATCTCTTAAATACATTGTAGTTTTATCTACTGGAGTAAAATTTAATCAATTAATTTTTCTTTTTTCTACTTCTTTTTTTAAAATATCAATAACTGCTAATCCACCACTACCATAATCAACATAACAAGTAAATCCAAATTTCATTGCTTGAAATTTAATACTTTCATCTAAATAATAATCAATAATATTATTTGCTAATTCATAAGTATCTTTAAATTTCATAATAACATTACTATGATAAAATTCACTTTCTTGATGTATTCTTCTAGTTTTTTCATTTTCACCAATAAAACATAAAACAGCAACTGTAGGATGAGCTTGTGAACTTGTAGCAAAACCTAAATCTAAACCACCAACTATTTCATTAACATTAAAATCTAATTCAGTTTTGGCAATGTTTAGTAATCTGTGTAACTTACAAAAATAACTATGTTTAATTAATTCTAGTAAATATAATTAAATGACTAGAAAGAGTGAGTTACAGATGGCTAAAAAACAAAATATTAATAATAATGATCCAATATCAAAAGCAGTAGATTTATTATTAGAAAATACTGAAGATTTAACAACAGTTTTTAAAGAAGGGGGTTTATATAAAGAATTAACAAAACGTTTAGTTGAAAAAATGTTGAATTCTGAAATGCAAAATTATTTAGGATATGAAAAAAATCAACATAGTAATACTGAAAATGCTCGTAATGGTACAAGTTCAAAAAAATTAATAACTCAACAAGGTAAAATTGAGATTGATATACCAAGAGATCGCAATAGTGATTTTACTCCTGTAATAGTTGCAAAAAGACAGCGAAGATTTGATGGTTTTGATCAACAAGTGCTTTCACTATATGCAAAAGGTATGACTCTATCTGACATTAGAATGCAGTTACAAGAGTTATATCATGGTGCTGATATTAGTGAAAGTGTTATTAGTCAAATTACTGATGATGTTATTGATGATGTCAAAGCATGACAAAATCGACCATTAGAAAGTATTTATCCTATTGTTTACTTTGATTGTATAGTAGTTAAAGTAAGACAAGATAAACGCATTATTAACAAATCAGTTTATATAGCATTAGTAGTTGATTTAGAAGGCAAAAAAGATGTTTTAGGCTTATGAATTAGTGAAAATGAAGGTGCTAAATTTTGATTATCTAATTTGACAGAAATGAAAAATCGAGACTTAAATGATATTCTTATTGCTTGTAGTGACAATTTAACAGGCATGTCAGAAGCAATACAATCAGTTTATCCTAAAACAGAACATCAATTATGCATTGTTCATCAAATTCGAAATAGTTTAAAATATGTTTCATACAAACATCGAAAAACTCTAGTTACAGATTTAAAGCCAATTTATACTGCATGTAGTGAAGAACAAGCAATGCAAGCTTTAGAATCATTTGAAAGTAAATGAAATAAACAATATCCTCAAATTGCTAAATCTTGATATAAAAATTGAGAAAATTTAATGGTTTTTATTAGTTATCCTGTAGAAATCAAAAGAGTAATTTATACTACAAATGCTATTGAATCTGTTAATAGTCAAT
This genomic window contains:
- a CDS encoding IS256 family transposase yields the protein MAKKQNINNNDPISKAVDLLLENTEDLTTVFKEGGLYKELTKRLVEKMLNSEMQNYLGYEKNQHSNTENARNGTSSKKLITQQGKIEIDIPRDRNSDFTPVIVAKRQRRFDGFDQQVLSLYAKGMTLSDIRMQLQELYHGADISESVISQITDDVIDDVKAWQNRPLESIYPIVYFDCIVVKVRQDKRIINKSVYIALVVDLEGKKDVLGLWISENEGAKFWLSNLTEMKNRDLNDILIACSDNLTGMSEAIQSVYPKTEHQLCIVHQIRNSLKYVSYKHRKTLVTDLKPIYTACSEEQAMQALESFESKWNKQYPQIAKSWYKNWENLMVFISYPVEIKRVIYTTNAIESVNSQLRKVIRNKKVFPNDMSVFKIFYLAIENITKKWTLPIQNWNTAIAHFMIKFEDRINLN